A genomic segment from Modestobacter roseus encodes:
- the ybeY gene encoding rRNA maturation RNase YbeY produces MPVEVANESEIAVDQEALAGVCRYVLDSLDVSPLAELSVLCVDVDYMATLHERWMGEKGPTDVLAFPMDELDTGRPDDPEPGPALLGDVVLCPAVAVRQARAAGHSMADELLLLATHGVLHLLGYDHMEPDEEKEMFGLQSSLLEGWRSVPREPVTGEPVTGEPQEPEVR; encoded by the coding sequence GTGCCCGTCGAGGTGGCGAACGAGTCCGAGATCGCCGTCGACCAGGAGGCGCTGGCCGGCGTCTGCCGCTACGTGCTCGACAGCCTGGACGTCAGCCCGCTGGCCGAGCTGTCCGTGCTCTGCGTGGACGTCGACTACATGGCCACCCTGCACGAGCGGTGGATGGGCGAGAAGGGGCCGACCGACGTCCTCGCCTTCCCGATGGACGAGCTGGACACCGGCCGTCCCGACGACCCCGAGCCGGGCCCGGCCCTGCTCGGCGACGTCGTCCTCTGCCCGGCCGTCGCCGTCCGCCAGGCGCGGGCCGCGGGCCACTCCATGGCCGACGAGCTGCTGCTGCTGGCCACCCACGGCGTGCTCCACCTGCTGGGCTACGACCACATGGAGCCCGACGAGGAGAAGGAGATGTTCGGCCTGCAGTCCTCGCTGCTGGAGGGCTGGCGCTCCGTCCCGCGGGAGCCGGTCACGGGTGAACCGGTCACCGGCGAGCCCCAGGAGCCGGAGGTCCGGTGA